In Apodemus sylvaticus chromosome 8, mApoSyl1.1, whole genome shotgun sequence, one genomic interval encodes:
- the LOC127691231 gene encoding olfactory receptor 4K2 yields MMNVANKSVVTEFVLLGLSNSWELQIFFFLVFSIFYVVTMVSNSIIVLIVISDSHLHSAMYFLLTNLSIIDMSLASFATPKMIIDYLTDHKTISFDGCIAQIFFLHLFTGTEIILLMAMSFDRYIAICKPLRYASIISPQVCIVFVVSSWVVGIMHSMSQVIFALTLPFCGPNKIDSFFCDLPVVFQLSCVDTYVLGLFMISTSGIIALSCFILLFNSYVIVLVTIKHHSSKGSSKALSTCTAHFIVVFLFFGPCIFIYMWPQNSFVIEKILSVFYTIFTPLMNPVIYTLRNHEVNSALRKLRSKFLNFSTEAPSRSL; encoded by the coding sequence ATGATGAATGTTGCTAATAAGTCTGTTGTGACAGAATTTGTTTTGCTTGGACTCTCTAATTCCTGGGAATTACAGATATTTTTCTTCCTAGTGTTTTCTATCTTTTATGTGGTAACAATGGTGAGTAATAGCATCATAGTCCTCATCGTCATATCTGACTCTCACCTACACTCTGCCATGTATTTCCTGCTTACCAATCTTTCTATTATTGATATGTCTCTTGCTTCCTTTGCCACTCCCAAGATGATCATAGATTATTTAACTGACCATAAAACAATCTCTTTTGATGGATGCATTGCCCAGATATTCTTTCTTCATCTGTTCACTGGTACTGAGATTATTTTACTAATGGCCATGTCTTTTGACAGGTATATTGCAATTTGTAAACCACTGCGCTATGCCTCAATCATTAGTCCCCAGGTGTGTATTGTCTTTGTGGTATCCTCATGGGTTGTGGGAATTATGCATTCAATGAGTCAGGTCATATTTGCCCTCACATTACCATTTTGTGGCCCCAATAAGATAGATAGTTTTTTCTGTGACCTTCCCGTGGTATTCCAGTTGTCTTGTGTGGATACTTATGTTCTTGGTCTCTTTATGATTTCAACAAGTGGCATTATTGCATTGTCTTGCTTCATTCTGTTATTTAATTCATATGTTATTGTGCTGGTTACTATCAAGCACCATTCTTCCAAAGGGTCATCTAAGGCTCTTTCAACCTGTACAGCCCATTTCATCGTTGTCTTCTTGTTCTTTGGGCCATGTATCTTTATCTATATGTGGCCACAAAATAGCTTTGTGATAGAAAAGATCCTGTCTGTATTTTATACCATATTCACTCCCCTTATGAACCCAGTAATATATACTTTGAGAAATCATGAAGTAAATTCGGCCTTGAGAAAACTGAGAAGTAAGTTCCTAAATTTTAGTACAGAAGCTCCTTCCCGTTCTTTATAG